A region from the Candidatus Binatia bacterium genome encodes:
- the mbhE gene encoding hydrogen gas-evolving membrane-bound hydrogenase subunit E, protein MPAHEPSNLLPLIVALPFVAALIVGGAGRRLGHGAGWIVLAAALGALGLLVSVATSGVLHVFRAPWLPQIDVALALRADGFGLLLAMLVAGIGALVALYALSYMADQPRNRVRRFYAALAAFMGAMLGISLADDLVVLFVFWELTSITSFLLIGYRAEDDDAKAGAMMALQVTALGGLAMLVGFLLIGQLAGTFSLSRITASPEVVARLVDAPLGAWSLVLVLIGAFTKSAQVPFHFWLPRAMVAPTPVSTYLHAATMVKAGVFLLGRMEPIFGESSLWAPLLVTAGGTTMVLGAYQAFREVDLKAILARTTVAMLGAITLLYGVGANEDASLQILNHALYKGALFLVAGIVEHHAHTRRLDQLGGLRHALPAAFVVCALAGASMAGLPPLLGFVAKDSLFAALVDGWPLLALAALLANALLVATAAKLVLGVFLGEPRDPAAHGDAAHRAEDAHGHAQHGFAPPLWVSPAVLTTLALVFGFASAGHWMGDLMAAAASGPGPHAHVHLVPGLGAPLMLSLLALALGACGWIWRERVAALQERLAVLPLAARIWERLMDAIPRVAAAFADRWQNGSVRWYLAATVLTLPLLATYALGRVGLSWRQISVDLAEMPWYGFLYCLLLAVATFAAVRATTRLAAIIATATIGFLVAMLFVVYRSPDILLTQILIETVSTIFVLLVLVFLPAFPRNDLRPASRLVNLGIAGAFGLTITVLLLLAMTPGLREPDNVAVRPGGLLSLALAEGGGRNAVNVIIVDIRALDTTGEITVVMVVGLCVYGLLRARRARKSAASDGTGAEGRAA, encoded by the coding sequence TTGCCCGCTCACGAACCAAGCAACCTGCTCCCGCTCATCGTCGCGCTTCCTTTCGTCGCCGCGCTGATCGTCGGCGGCGCGGGGCGCCGGCTCGGACACGGAGCCGGGTGGATCGTCCTCGCCGCGGCGCTCGGCGCGCTCGGCCTGCTGGTCAGCGTCGCGACGAGCGGGGTGCTGCACGTCTTCCGCGCGCCCTGGCTGCCGCAGATCGACGTCGCGCTCGCGCTGCGCGCCGACGGCTTCGGGCTGCTGCTCGCGATGCTGGTCGCGGGGATCGGCGCGCTGGTCGCGCTCTACGCGCTGTCCTACATGGCCGACCAGCCGCGCAACCGCGTCAGGCGCTTCTACGCCGCGCTCGCCGCGTTCATGGGCGCGATGCTCGGCATCTCGCTCGCCGACGACCTCGTCGTGCTGTTCGTCTTCTGGGAGCTGACGAGCATCACCTCGTTCTTGCTCATCGGCTACCGCGCGGAGGACGACGACGCGAAGGCGGGCGCGATGATGGCGCTGCAGGTCACGGCGCTCGGCGGGCTCGCGATGCTCGTGGGCTTCCTCCTGATCGGCCAGCTCGCCGGGACGTTCTCGCTGTCGCGCATCACGGCGAGCCCCGAGGTCGTCGCGCGTCTCGTCGACGCGCCGCTCGGCGCGTGGTCGCTCGTGCTGGTGCTGATCGGCGCCTTCACCAAGTCGGCGCAGGTGCCGTTCCACTTCTGGCTGCCGCGTGCGATGGTCGCGCCCACACCGGTCTCGACCTACCTGCACGCGGCGACGATGGTGAAGGCGGGCGTCTTCCTGCTCGGCCGCATGGAGCCGATCTTCGGCGAGTCGTCGCTGTGGGCGCCGCTGCTGGTGACGGCCGGCGGGACGACGATGGTGCTCGGCGCCTACCAGGCGTTCCGCGAGGTCGACCTGAAGGCGATCCTCGCGCGCACCACCGTCGCGATGCTCGGCGCGATCACGCTGCTCTACGGCGTCGGGGCCAACGAGGACGCGAGCCTGCAGATCCTGAACCACGCGCTCTACAAGGGCGCGCTGTTCCTGGTCGCCGGCATCGTCGAGCACCACGCGCACACGCGGCGCCTCGACCAGCTCGGCGGGTTGCGCCACGCGCTGCCGGCCGCGTTCGTCGTCTGCGCGCTCGCCGGCGCGTCGATGGCGGGTCTGCCGCCGCTGCTCGGCTTCGTCGCCAAGGACTCGCTGTTCGCGGCGCTCGTCGATGGCTGGCCGCTGCTCGCGCTCGCGGCGCTGCTCGCGAACGCGCTGCTGGTCGCGACCGCGGCGAAGCTCGTGCTCGGCGTCTTCCTCGGCGAGCCGCGCGATCCGGCCGCGCACGGCGACGCCGCGCACCGCGCGGAGGACGCTCACGGCCACGCGCAGCACGGCTTCGCGCCGCCGCTCTGGGTGTCGCCGGCGGTGCTGACGACGCTCGCGCTCGTCTTCGGCTTCGCGAGCGCGGGCCACTGGATGGGTGACCTGATGGCGGCCGCGGCGTCGGGTCCGGGGCCGCACGCGCACGTGCACCTCGTGCCGGGCCTCGGCGCGCCGCTGATGCTGTCGCTGCTCGCGCTGGCGCTCGGCGCCTGCGGCTGGATCTGGCGCGAGCGCGTCGCCGCGCTGCAGGAGCGCCTCGCCGTGCTGCCTCTGGCGGCGCGCATCTGGGAGCGGCTGATGGACGCGATCCCGCGCGTCGCCGCGGCGTTCGCCGACCGCTGGCAGAACGGCTCCGTGCGCTGGTACCTCGCGGCGACCGTGCTGACGCTGCCGCTGCTCGCGACCTACGCGCTCGGCCGCGTCGGGCTCTCCTGGCGGCAGATCTCCGTCGATCTCGCGGAGATGCCCTGGTACGGCTTCCTCTACTGCCTGCTGCTCGCCGTCGCGACCTTCGCGGCGGTGCGCGCGACGACGCGCCTCGCGGCGATCATCGCCACCGCGACGATCGGCTTCCTCGTGGCGATGCTGTTCGTCGTCTACCGCTCGCCGGACATCCTGCTGACGCAGATCCTGATCGAGACGGTGTCGACGATCTTCGTGCTGCTGGTGCTGGTCTTCCTGCCGGCGTTTCCGCGCAACGACCTGCGTCCCGCGTCGCGGCTCGTGAACCTCGGCATCGCGGGCGCGTTCGGCCTGACGATCACGGTGCTGCTGCTGCTCGCGATGACGCCCGGTCTGCGCGAGCCGGACAACGTCGCCGTGCGTCCGGGCGGGCTCCTGTCGCTCGCGCTCGCGGAGGGCGGCGGTCGCAACGCGGTGAACGTGATCATCGTCGACATCCGCGCGCTCGACACGACGGGTGAGATCACCGTGGTGATGGTCGTCGGGCTGTGCGTCTACGGGCTCTTGCGCGCGCGACGTGCGCGCAAGAGCGCCGCCAGCGACGGAACGGGAGCGGAGGGGCGCGCGGCATGA
- a CDS encoding amidase, whose product MAADTTTTDPALASARELAARIARRELSSRELLEHFVRRIERLNPPLNAVVTLDLERARARADAADAALARGESWGPLHGLPITVKDSFETAGLRTTCGAPHHAEHVPERDAIAVQRLVDAGCVVFGKTNTPFLAGDVQTYNPVHGVTRNAWDPERTPGGSSGGAVTAVACGLTAFELGSDLGGSIRTPCGWSGVYGLKTSHGVVPLRGHVPGPPGTLAESDLGVVGPIARDADDLELLLDVLAGPLPERAIAWRLELPPARRTRLRDYRVAAWLDDPAYPVDAQVLERLSGTVDALRAAGVAVDDTARPAFALADAMRTYQRLLYAILAAGFPDEAFRRFVELAPSLPQDAPDSFSRFVLFGTARHRDWLAANELRERFRRELARFFERYDVLLCPIVPVPAIAHDHSEPMTDRRITVNGESRPYFDLFAWISVASLTYAPAVAAPIGATPDGLPIGVQIVGPYLEDRTPIDFARRLADVVGGFVPPPRAVS is encoded by the coding sequence ATGGCCGCCGACACCACCACCACCGATCCCGCGCTCGCGTCTGCACGCGAGCTCGCCGCGCGCATCGCGCGTCGCGAGCTCTCGAGCCGCGAGCTGCTCGAGCACTTCGTGCGCCGCATCGAGCGCCTGAACCCGCCGCTCAACGCGGTCGTCACGCTCGACCTCGAGCGGGCGCGGGCGCGCGCCGATGCGGCCGACGCCGCGCTCGCGCGCGGCGAGAGCTGGGGGCCGCTGCACGGGCTGCCGATCACCGTCAAGGACAGCTTCGAGACCGCGGGGCTGCGCACGACCTGCGGCGCGCCGCACCACGCGGAGCACGTCCCCGAGCGCGACGCGATCGCGGTGCAGCGTCTGGTCGACGCGGGCTGCGTCGTCTTCGGCAAGACCAACACGCCGTTCCTCGCCGGCGACGTGCAGACCTACAACCCGGTGCACGGCGTCACGCGCAACGCGTGGGATCCCGAGCGCACGCCGGGCGGCTCGTCGGGCGGCGCGGTGACGGCGGTCGCGTGCGGGCTCACCGCGTTCGAGCTCGGTAGCGATCTCGGCGGCTCGATCCGCACGCCGTGCGGCTGGTCCGGCGTGTACGGCCTCAAGACCTCGCACGGCGTGGTGCCGCTGCGCGGCCACGTCCCGGGGCCGCCGGGGACGCTCGCCGAGTCCGACCTCGGCGTCGTCGGTCCGATCGCGCGCGACGCGGACGACCTCGAGCTGCTGCTCGACGTCCTCGCCGGTCCGCTGCCCGAGCGCGCGATCGCGTGGCGGCTCGAGCTGCCGCCGGCGCGGCGCACGCGCTTGCGCGACTACCGGGTCGCCGCGTGGCTCGACGATCCGGCGTACCCGGTCGACGCGCAGGTCCTCGAGCGGCTTTCGGGGACGGTCGACGCGCTGCGCGCGGCGGGCGTCGCGGTCGACGACACGGCGCGTCCCGCCTTCGCGCTCGCCGACGCCATGCGCACCTACCAGCGGCTGCTCTACGCGATCCTCGCCGCGGGCTTCCCGGACGAGGCGTTCCGGCGCTTCGTCGAGCTCGCGCCGTCGCTGCCGCAGGACGCGCCGGACTCGTTCTCGCGCTTCGTGCTGTTCGGCACCGCGCGCCACCGCGACTGGCTCGCGGCGAACGAGTTGCGCGAGCGCTTCCGCCGCGAGCTCGCGCGCTTCTTCGAGCGCTACGACGTGCTGCTGTGCCCGATCGTGCCCGTGCCGGCGATCGCGCACGACCACTCGGAGCCGATGACCGACCGGCGGATCACGGTGAACGGCGAGAGCCGGCCGTACTTCGATCTCTTCGCCTGGATCTCGGTCGCGAGCCTGACCTACGCGCCCGCGGTCGCGGCACCGATCGGCGCGACGCCCGACGGGCTGCCGATCGGCGTGCAGATCGTGGGGCCGTACCTCGAGGATCGCACGCCGATCGACTTCGCGCGTCGTCTCGCCGACGTCGTGGGCGGCTTCGTGCCGCCGCCGCGCGCCGTCTCTTGA